In Carassius auratus strain Wakin chromosome 39, ASM336829v1, whole genome shotgun sequence, a genomic segment contains:
- the nkx3-2 gene encoding homeobox protein Nkx-3.2 produces the protein MAVRSNSLMPFSIQAILNRKDESRHLNDLEVCFSKSACWKIFGGMDEPDRSDEREHKNYDSDSGMSEDTDSKAQIDAKPEKDADLAEDTDPESTAEHCGARERVSDCTGAEEKSSDQPKQRKKRSRAAFSHAQVFELERRFNHQRYLSGPERADLAASLKLTETQVKIWFQNRRYKTKRRQMAADLLASAPAAKKVAVKVLVRDDRRQYSPGELLRPPLLSLQPPYYYPYTYCLPAWSLSSCSGSQ, from the exons ATGGCTGTGCGCAGTAACTCTCTGATGCCGTTCTCCATTCAAGCCATCCTGAACCGAAAAGACGAGTCTCGACACTTGAACGATCTGGAGGTTTGTTTCTCAAAAAGCGCTTGCTGGAAGATCTTCGGTGGCATGGATGAACCGGACAGGAGCGACGAGAGAGAGCACAAGAACTACGACTCGGACTCCGGGATGAGCGAGGACACCGACAGTAAAGCGCAGATCGACGCAAAGCCCGAGAAAGACGCAGATTTAGCGGAAGACACGGACCCGGAGTCCACGGCGGAGCACTGCGGAGCCCGGGAGCGTGTGTCCG ACTGCACCGGCGCCGAGGAGAAGAGCAGCGATCAGCCCAAGCAGCGGAAGAAGCGCTCGCGCGCCGCGTTCTCTCACGCGCAGGTGTTCGAGCTCGAGCGTCGCTTCAATCACCAGCGCTATCTGTCGGGACCGGAGCGCGCGGACCTCGCCGCCTCCCTCAAACTCACCGAGACGCAGGTCAAGATCTGGTTCCAGAACCGACGGTACAAGACCAAGCGACGCCAGATGGCCGCCGATCTGCTGGCCTCGGCCCCGGCGGCGAAGAAGGTGGCCGTGAAGGTGCTGGTCCGGGACGACCGGAGACAATACAGCCCCGGAGAACTACTGCGACCGCCGCTGCTCTCCCTGCAGCCGCCCTATTACTACCCGTACACGTACTGCCTGCCCGCCTGGAGCCTGTCCTCCTGCTCCGGGAGCCAGTGA